The window ATGGAGTTTAGGGTCTTCTTTCTTATGGATAGAATATTTAATAATATTATGGTATTTAGTATTAGACCACGGGACTATCTTTTCATTCATCATGTATGTTAATCCACTAATTAGAATTCCTAGGATTAATAATGGGATAAGTAACCTCCAAAAGTTTATTCCAGCCATTCTTAGTGCTGTAAACTCACTATCTTTAACTAAACGACTTAAAGATAAAATGGTAGAGAATAAAACAGCCATCGATAAACTATCTACCATTACTTGGGGTACTCTATATAATAATAAATTTACTACAACGCTACTAGGTATTTTTTTTATTATTATAAAGTCAGTTAATTCAAATAAAAAACTACTAATCATAATTATAGTTAGAGCAAATACCATAAAGAGAAAAGGTTTAGCAAACTCTGCAATTAAATATTTATCAACTATCTTTATCAACTTCATATCTATCCACCTCTATCTTAGAGATAAAAACTTTTAGTGACAAGTAACAGGTAGCTAGTAAAATCTTTTCTCGCTACTGCTTACTCATTACTCGTTACTATTCTAATATCTACCTCTTCAACTTAAAGTACTCTTCCTTTAATATCAAGTATGTCCCAACTATTCCAAAAACAAGGTTTGGTAACCAAGCAGCTGTTAAAGGAGTCAACAACTGATTTCTTCCTAAGGAGCGGCAGAAGGATATAGAGATATAATAGGTAAAGATAATAATTATACTTATTATCAAGCCAAAGGTCTTCCCTTTACTAGATTTAATACTCAAAGGTATTCCAATTAAGATGAAGATAACACTGGCAAATACCTTAGATAACTTAAGATGATAATCAACGAGTAAGGAATTAACACTTATACCGCTATCCTGAAAGATTTTAATATCTTTCTTTAATTGCTCTCGGCTCATCTCTGAAGTAGTTCTCTGTTCACCATAAAAGTTCTTAAGCTTCTCATTTATATTCAATTTAAGCTGACTGAAGTCAGATTGCCCAACTAAATTTCCTTCTTCATCAAACTCATGCATAACCCCTTGCTTTAAGTTCCAGATTTTATCCTTAAATATACCTTTATTAGCAGTAATAATTAAGGGAAACTCATCCTCTTTATCCAGCTCATAAAGTATAATATTATTTAAATCACCAGTGCTCTCATCAATATCATCGATATAAAAATACCTATCATCTATCTTAAAGAATATACCCTCTTGTAGGTTAGGCAAGCCTTTCTGTAAAATAGTCCTTCTAACTATATTCTCAGCCTCATGATTGGTCCAAGGAACAACCTTTTCATTGATAAAGAAGGTCAGTCCACTGACCAACAGACCAATTGTTAAGACAGGCAAGATTAAACGATGTAAAGAGATTCCTCCCATTCTTAAAGCTGTAAATTCATTATTCTTTACAAATTGACTCATAGATAATAGTGTAGAGAATAAGACAGCGATAGAGAAGCTTTGTACCATAACATCAGGTAATTTATATAGCAATAGCTTTAATACTACATTTATTGGAACCTTCTTAATGATTATTAAATCTGTTAATTCAAATAAGAAGCTACTAATCATAATAATAGTCAAAGCGAAGATAAAGAAGATAAATGGCTTTAAAAATTCACTGATAAGATATCTATCTACCAAAGAAATCCTAAACTTAATCATAAATTGATTCTCCTTATTGCCTTTAATTATTTATCATTCTTTTTAAATTATTAACTTTATTAAAGAAAAAATAATAAAAACTTATTATATATATTAGATATGACTTCGACTTTTACCTGCTCTTTCTAGCAGGTAAAAATCGACAGATACTAATTTATTTAAGGTAACCTATTAAAGCTAATATCCTTTCATGAAAAATAAGGCTACTCTTTCTAGAAGACAATAGAAAGAAATAACCCTATTCCAATCAATTTTAAATCCAACCTAATTTATAATCTCTAATTCTTGAAAATTCTCTTTAGTAATTAAGGTCAATTTTAAATCAGTATTATTTCCTAAACTTACTGGGCTTGAGGTTCTAGCAAAATAATCTCCTTTATCTACTCTATTATATCCCGTTTCTCCTTCTTGATCTAAATCTATCCAACAGTATATATAGTAGTTTCCTTCATCGGGATTCTTCAATTCATAAGTACCATTAGCCCTTACATTTATTATGTCACTCTTTAATTTAATTCCATAATCAGTCTCTTCACCAGCAAATATTTTAGCTTTAGTAATCCTCGCATCAGCTACAGCAGCATGAGCATTGATTAAGCCATATCCAAACTGATCATCTCTACCTTTATCTCCTAAATCCTGGGCTGTTAACCTCAACTCTTCTTTTAATTGCTCTGGAGTTAAATTATTACCTGCTGCTCTAGCCCTAGCCAAAATTAAAGCAGCAACACCTGTTACATGAGGAGTAGCCATAGAAGTACCATCTGAATATTCATAACCACGAGGATCTGTCATTTGATAACTATAGCCTGTTAAACCAGAAGGGACAGTAGAATATATATATTCACCAGGTGCTACAAAATCAAGAACTGTACCATAATTAGAGAAATAAGACCGATTATAATTATAATTTATAGAACCTACAGAAATTGTATTTTTATATGCTGCAGGATAACGCAAACTATTCTTTCCATCATTACCTGAAGCAGCAATTATAGTTACACCCGCATCATAAGCATAGTCTACTGCTCTTTGTAACATCGGGTCATTGCTAAAAGAACCTACACTCAAATTAATTATATCAGCCCCATGATTTACTGCCCAAACAATCCCTGCTGAAATTGTTTGATTATTACCTATACCTGAAGAATCCAATACCCTAATAGGCATTAAACTTATATTCCAATTAACCCCTGCTATCCCTACTCCATTATTAGTTGTAGCCCCAATAATTCCAGCCACATGGGTTCCATGCCCATTTCTATCATCAGCACCTGGAAAATAATCTTCGTCATCACCAACAACGTCAGTACCTTCAACAAGTTGCCCCGTTAAATCTGGATGATCCAAGTCAATACCTGTATCAATTACAGCTACCGTTACTTCTACACTACCAGTACTTAACTCCCAAGCTTCTGGAAGGCTAATTGCTAAATAGTTCAATTGTTTAGTACTATAATAAGAGTCATTGACTTCTACTGCCATGATACGAACGATCTTATTCAACTCTGCATAATTAACCTCTTCTTCATTACTAAGTTCTTTTATTAAAGTCTTAATATCCCTCTTACCTATCCCTGTTAAGGTCTTAACCCCCAATTCCTTTACACTCTTTTTTATACTCAATTTATACTTCTTTAATATTCTCTTAATATCTGCTGATTCTTTAAAAGAGACTATAATCTCATCTTCAACATAATCCTTAGTTTGATTACTTTTCTTTAGACTTTTAATATTAGTTTTAACCTTTTCAATAGAGGATTGATTAACTAAAGGCTCTACTGGAGTATTAGCTAAAGTAATATGCCCTCTAATATAGCCATAATGATCCAAACCTGTAGAGTCACTACATCCAGTAATAATCAAGGCTAAAGAAAATACAAGTAAAAAGGCTGTCCATCTATAATAGGTTCTCATCATTATCTTCTCTCCTATCCTCAGCAGTAAATTTCATAAGTTATTTGTGAAATCTCAATATCCTGAATCTCAAAAATTATGTCTACTTATACTCAAAGACAATTATCTAATATATTATTCCTGATAGGTACCCCTATTACCTTTTAGCAAATTAGGGAAAAAAAAACCCTCAACTAAAAGTTGAAGGCTTGAAGAACTAAAATTTATTTTTAAAGTTGATTCCAAAGGTAAATTCATCAAAATCCAATACCCCTAAATCAGCAGAAATACCTGAACCAAAGTCCAAATTAGCACCTAAATTGATACCATCATTATATTCAACAGCTACTGTAGTTGTAGGCATATTAAAAGAACCATCTCCACTAGAAATAGTAACTGGATTTAAGACCTTATTTATTCCTAAAAAGACCCTATCTCCAATCATATTCATAGCTTTATCTGCTACCCCTAAATGAGCTCTAATTCCATAGAAATTAGTTGACTTACTAGCAACTAAGTAAAGATTACGGTCAACTATTCCTAAGGACATCTCTGGCATATAGTTAGCATCCTCTTTTAGAACATTCACCTTAACTAACAGATAATTTTCCCCATCATCATCAAGACCATTAGGCCACTGAGCTACTCCTCCAACCTCTAAGCCTTCTTTTAATCCATAACTACCTAAAATCAAATCACCATCTCCTATATGTTGATAAGTTAGATTTAATTCAGTAGGATTAAGCATATCAGCTGTTGGAACAGTAACTAGTCCATTAACACCAAAAGTACCAGCATTAGCTACAGGCGCCATCATCAAAGAAATCAGTACTAGTAAAGTTAATAATTTTATTCTCTTCAATCCTATCTCTCCTTTTCTAATTTTTCTTCTAAACTCTTGATATTTTCTTCTAGCTGTCTGACCTTTTTAAGTAAATCAGGCAACTTCTTACGGGCCACCTTAATTCTTCTTTCTAATCGATGGTCATGGGCTGGATAGCCTGAAATAACAGAGTTTGGCGGAACATCATTGGTAATAACACTATTAGAAATTAATGTAGTATTATCCCCTACAGTTAAATGACCTACTACACCGCTCTTACCTGCCAAAGTTACTCTATCTCCAATCTTAGCACTTCCTGCGATACCAACTTGAGCCACTATCAAACAGTCAGAACCAATCTCTACATTATGAGCTATATGAACTAAATTGTCTATCTTAGTCCCTCTTCCTACAATTGTAGATGATGTTGCTGCTCTATCTATAGTAACATTAGATCCAATCTCTACATCATCTTTTATAACTACATTACCAAATTGGGGAATCTTAACATAACCACTCTCTCCAGGCTCAAATCCATACCCCTCAGAACCGATTACAGTATTAGGATGAATTTCGACCCTTCTTCCAATTTGAGAATCATACTCTATTACTACGTTAGGATGTATAATACTATTCTCACCAATGCTAACATTATGGCCTATGTATACACCATGAGCTAAAATTACATTATCGCCAATTTCTGCTCCAGCTTCAACTGTAACCCCTGCATGAATAGAGACATTTTCTCCAATTTCAGCATTTTCATCTATATAGGCATTCTTATTGATTCCCGGACGATAATAGGGCTTAAAAGCAAATAACTTAGCAACTTTTGCAAAAGCTAATCTGGGATTATCAACAATCACTAAAGAATTAGGGCTATCTTCAGTAGCCAAAGTATCTACTATAAGAACTGCTCCCGCCTTCTGTTGAGCTAATTTAAGGAACTCTTCATTCAAAGCAAAGGTTATATCACCAGAACTAGCATTTTCTGCTCCTCCAACTCCTTTTATCTCTATATCTTCATCTCCGATAATTTTTCCTCCAACCAAGTTAGCAATCTCTCTTAAAGTCCTCTTCATCTTCTGCCTCCTCCTAAGCAAAGCATCTGTAAAAGTTATCTTCTCCATAATTATATATAATTTTATATTTACTGTAGCTAAATTTGTACCTTTAATTATATAATATTTTTAATTTATTATAAATGGATTTTTAATATACTACAAAATATTTATTTAAAAATAATATCAGCCCTACGAAAGGAAGGACTGATATTATAGTTTTATTCTAAATTTTTAATTACCTCATCAGTAAGATCAATTCCACCATATTTAACATCTTGTTTATTCAATACAATATCTACTTTCTGCTCTTTGATGATTTCTTCTATTACACCTTTAACCTCATTTTGAAACTTCTCTTTTAATTCATCTCTTAAATTATTAATCTCTTGATAAGTTTCTTGATATTTATTCACCTGCTCCTCTTGGCTTAAGCCTTCTATCTCTTTTTGATATCTCTGTTGAACCTCTTCAATCTTAGCATTTAACTCTTGTTGATATTGCTTAGCCTTTGTACTTTCAGTCCAAACTCTATCTTGATCAATAACTCCAACTTTTAACTCTACTAATTCCTTTTCTATCTTTACCTCAGGTCGTTGAGCACAAGCTGTTATTAAAAGTATAACTATCAATAGAAGGCTAGAAGCTAGAATTAACTTCTTCAATCATTTCACCTCCCCAATTTTATCTCTTCTAATACTTTATCTGTTATTTCAATTCCATCTACATTCTGTAGAGAATCTGCTATAACTAGTTTAATCTTACTACTCTTAGCAACTTCTTGAATAATTTCATCAATATCTTTAGAACGCCTTTCCATTAACTCTCTTCTTCTTTCCTCTAAACTATTTATCTCATCTTTTAAATCATTAATCTTAT of the Orenia metallireducens genome contains:
- a CDS encoding LptF/LptG family permease, which translates into the protein MIKFRISLVDRYLISEFLKPFIFFIFALTIIMISSFLFELTDLIIIKKVPINVVLKLLLYKLPDVMVQSFSIAVLFSTLLSMSQFVKNNEFTALRMGGISLHRLILPVLTIGLLVSGLTFFINEKVVPWTNHEAENIVRRTILQKGLPNLQEGIFFKIDDRYFYIDDIDESTGDLNNIILYELDKEDEFPLIITANKGIFKDKIWNLKQGVMHEFDEEGNLVGQSDFSQLKLNINEKLKNFYGEQRTTSEMSREQLKKDIKIFQDSGISVNSLLVDYHLKLSKVFASVIFILIGIPLSIKSSKGKTFGLIISIIIIFTYYISISFCRSLGRNQLLTPLTAAWLPNLVFGIVGTYLILKEEYFKLKR
- a CDS encoding S8 family peptidase; translation: MMRTYYRWTAFLLVFSLALIITGCSDSTGLDHYGYIRGHITLANTPVEPLVNQSSIEKVKTNIKSLKKSNQTKDYVEDEIIVSFKESADIKRILKKYKLSIKKSVKELGVKTLTGIGKRDIKTLIKELSNEEEVNYAELNKIVRIMAVEVNDSYYSTKQLNYLAISLPEAWELSTGSVEVTVAVIDTGIDLDHPDLTGQLVEGTDVVGDDEDYFPGADDRNGHGTHVAGIIGATTNNGVGIAGVNWNISLMPIRVLDSSGIGNNQTISAGIVWAVNHGADIINLSVGSFSNDPMLQRAVDYAYDAGVTIIAASGNDGKNSLRYPAAYKNTISVGSINYNYNRSYFSNYGTVLDFVAPGEYIYSTVPSGLTGYSYQMTDPRGYEYSDGTSMATPHVTGVAALILARARAAGNNLTPEQLKEELRLTAQDLGDKGRDDQFGYGLINAHAAVADARITKAKIFAGEETDYGIKLKSDIINVRANGTYELKNPDEGNYYIYCWIDLDQEGETGYNRVDKGDYFARTSSPVSLGNNTDLKLTLITKENFQELEIIN
- a CDS encoding YjbH domain-containing protein, with protein sequence MKRIKLLTLLVLISLMMAPVANAGTFGVNGLVTVPTADMLNPTELNLTYQHIGDGDLILGSYGLKEGLEVGGVAQWPNGLDDDGENYLLVKVNVLKEDANYMPEMSLGIVDRNLYLVASKSTNFYGIRAHLGVADKAMNMIGDRVFLGINKVLNPVTISSGDGSFNMPTTTVAVEYNDGINLGANLDFGSGISADLGVLDFDEFTFGINFKNKF
- the lpxD gene encoding UDP-3-O-(3-hydroxymyristoyl)glucosamine N-acyltransferase, which encodes MKRTLREIANLVGGKIIGDEDIEIKGVGGAENASSGDITFALNEEFLKLAQQKAGAVLIVDTLATEDSPNSLVIVDNPRLAFAKVAKLFAFKPYYRPGINKNAYIDENAEIGENVSIHAGVTVEAGAEIGDNVILAHGVYIGHNVSIGENSIIHPNVVIEYDSQIGRRVEIHPNTVIGSEGYGFEPGESGYVKIPQFGNVVIKDDVEIGSNVTIDRAATSSTIVGRGTKIDNLVHIAHNVEIGSDCLIVAQVGIAGSAKIGDRVTLAGKSGVVGHLTVGDNTTLISNSVITNDVPPNSVISGYPAHDHRLERRIKVARKKLPDLLKKVRQLEENIKSLEEKLEKER
- a CDS encoding OmpH family outer membrane protein — protein: MKKLILASSLLLIVILLITACAQRPEVKIEKELVELKVGVIDQDRVWTESTKAKQYQQELNAKIEEVQQRYQKEIEGLSQEEQVNKYQETYQEINNLRDELKEKFQNEVKGVIEEIIKEQKVDIVLNKQDVKYGGIDLTDEVIKNLE